A window of the Electrophorus electricus isolate fEleEle1 chromosome 11, fEleEle1.pri, whole genome shotgun sequence genome harbors these coding sequences:
- the cep44 gene encoding centrosomal protein of 44 kDa isoform X2, producing the protein MAKSWQKGDPFCCLPIVSYAFTSFSPALAELLVESGIELTGKNDLSFTESVYKVLRDLFSYKPLLSKQQFLQFGFAERKISLLCDIIGLVVTKHNQLTRGAKPVRHPKKRLQSRSDSKILESPTSPDTHGVPAQRLQSRSVSLTSESPTTPDTHRIPAQRLQSRSVSITSESPTTPNTHRIPAQRLQSRSVSIISESPTSPDTHRIPVLLSRPLVERHLGNNSSARACFSSDTSPQEKRDEAEEEGGGPSAGDGPRPAAHTGFVSECMLKAVEAGLRECVSRMAQLDARLQAVEQSAAGKLVIERSQWENLESRVLLLETSLALISVQGPVKAGGVASLSGFGEKSHLTEETVLTSAEGPGNSAALGQSASEAGSATHPSTGLPSASPEETIKERLERIANMMKDTSSLLKTTF; encoded by the exons ATGGCGAAGA GCTGGCAAAAAGGGGACCCATTTTGCTGCCTTCCCATCGTGAGCTACGCCTTCACATCCTTCTCCCCAGCTCTGGCCGAGCTCCTGGTGGAGTCCGGCATTGAGCTCACAGGGAAGAACGACCTGAGCTTCACAGAGTCTGTTTATAAG GTCCTGCGCGATCTCTTCAGCTACAAGCCTCTCCTCAGCAAGCAGCAGTTCTTGCAGTTCGGCTTTGCCGAGAGAAAGATCAGCCTCCTGTGTGACATCATCGGCCTTGTAGTGACCAAACACAACCAGCTCACCAGAGGTGCCAAG CCTGTTAGGCACCCCAAAAAAAGGCTGCAGTCCCGCAGTGACTCAAAAATATTAGAAAGCCCAACTTCACCAGACACACATGGGGTTCCTGCACAGAGGCTACAGTCTCGAAGTGTCTCTCTAACCTCAGAAAGCCCAACTACACCGGACACACACAGGATTCCTGCTCAGAGGCTACAGTCCCGAAGTGTCTCTATAACCTCAGAAAGCCCAACTACGCCGAACACACACAGGATTCCTGCACAGAGGCTACAATCCCGAAGTGTCTCTATAATCTCAGAAAGCCCAActtcaccagacacacacaggattcCT GTTCTTCTGAGCAGACCTCTGGTGGAGAGGCACCTGGGCAACAACTCATCAGCGAGGGCCTGCTTCTCTTCAGACACCTCGCCCCAGGAGAAACGGGACGAGGCCGAGGAGGAGGGCGGAGGTCCTTCAGCGGGGGATGGCCCTCGTCCTGCTGCTCACACT GGGTTTGTGTCGGAGTGCATGCTGAAGGCAGTAGAGGCAGGCCTGCGCGAGTGCGTGTCCAGGATGGCCCAGCTGGATGCAAGACTGCAGGCAGTGGAGCAGAGCGCGGCCGGGAAGTTGGTCATCGAGCGCAGTCAGTGGGAGAACCTGGAGAGCCGTGTGTTGCTCCTGGAGACCAGCCTGGCACTGATCTCAGTACAG GGTCCCGTAAAAGCTGGTGGGGTTGCAAGTCTGTCAGGCTTTGGAGAGAAGAGCCACCTCACAGAGGAAACAG TTCTGACATCAGCAGAAGGGCCTGGAAACAGTGCTGCGCTGGGACAGTCAGCATCAGAGGCCGGCAGTgccacacacccctcaacagGTCTTCCCTCAGCATCCCCAGAG GAGACTATTAAAGAGAGACTGGAACGAATAGCTAATAT GATGAAGGACACATCTAGCCTTTTGAAGACTACCTTTTGA
- the fbxo8 gene encoding F-box only protein 8 isoform X1, protein MGQSLWRVARNQQLQHDYSEQCYLQRERRRRTGGHLLAEPQSRRTPQCQVPGTDLGHLLRARKGKAEQGFIDLEMLPPELGITILSYLNATDLCLASCVWQDLGNDECLWQGLCKSTWGHCSIYNRRLHPGFSYRRLYMQLDEGSLTFNANPQEGITYLISKGILLDHPKELAKFIFYTRTLNWKMLRIYLDERRDVLDELVTLHNFSNQFLPNALRDFFRHIHAPEERGEYLETLITKFSHRFCACNPTLVREVGLTPDAVYVLCYSLILLSIDLSSPHVKNKMSKREFIRNTRRAAQNISEDFNKDHKMADTEPQRRPLVGLQHLSLRRCHTTKASSHGNIK, encoded by the exons atGGGTCAGAGCTTGTGGAGGGTAGCAAGGAACCAGCAGCTGCAGCACGACTACAGTGAGCAGTGCTACCTACAGCGGGAGCGCCGTCGTAGAACCGGGGGGCACCTGCTGGCCGAACCACAGTCACGCCGCACGCCACAGTGCCAGGTACCTGGCACCGACCTGGGTCACCTGCTGCGTGCCCGTAAGGGCAAAGCGGAGCAGGGCTTCATCGACTTGGAGATGCTTCCACCCGAGCTGGGCATCACCATCCTGTCCTACCTGAACGCCACCGACCTGTGTCTGGCCTCCTGCGTGTGGCAAGACCTGGGCAACGATGAATGTCTATGGCAGGG GCTGTGCAAGTCCACTTGGGGTCACTGTTCCATATACAACAGAAGGCTTCACCCTGGCTTCTCCTACAGAAGGCTCTACATGCAACTAGATGAAGGAAGTTTGACATTCAACGCTAACCCTCAGGAG GGAATCACTTACCTCATATCCAAAGGCATTCTTCTGGACCACCCGAAGGAACTTGCCAAGTTCATATTTTATACCAGAACACTGAATTGGAAAATGCTACGGATTTACCTTGATGAACG GCGTGATGTACTGGATGAGCTAGTCACACTACACAACTTCAGTAACCAGTTCCTGCCCAATGCACTAAGGGATTTCTTCAGACACATCCACGCCCCTGAGGAACGGGGCGAGTACCTGGAGACGCTCATCACCAAGTTCTCCCACCGCTTCTGTGCCTGTAACCCTACGCTGGTCCGGGAGGTGGGCCTGACTCCCG acgCAGTGTATGTTCTGTGCTACTCTCTCATCCTGCTGTCCATTGACCTCAGCAGTCCGCACGTGAAGAACAAGATGTCCAAGAGGGAGTTTATCCGGAACACCCGCCGAGCTGCCCAGAACATCAGCGAGGACTTT AACAAGGATCACAAGATGGCAGATACAGAGCCCCAGAGAAGACCATTAGTAGGATtgcagcatctctctctcaggcgGTGTCACACAACGAAGGCAAGCAGCCATGGCAACAtcaaataa
- the fbxo8 gene encoding F-box only protein 8 isoform X2: MGQSLWRVARNQQLQHDYSEQCYLQRERRRRTGGHLLAEPQSRRTPQCQVPGTDLGHLLRARKGKAEQGFIDLEMLPPELGITILSYLNATDLCLASCVWQDLGNDECLWQGLCKSTWGHCSIYNRRLHPGFSYRRLYMQLDEGSLTFNANPQEGITYLISKGILLDHPKELAKFIFYTRTLNWKMLRIYLDERRDVLDELVTLHNFSNQFLPNALRDFFRHIHAPEERGEYLETLITKFSHRFCACNPTLVREVGLTPDAVYVLCYSLILLSIDLSSPHVKNKMSKREFIRNTRRAAQNISEDFVGHLYDNIYLIGHVAA; encoded by the exons atGGGTCAGAGCTTGTGGAGGGTAGCAAGGAACCAGCAGCTGCAGCACGACTACAGTGAGCAGTGCTACCTACAGCGGGAGCGCCGTCGTAGAACCGGGGGGCACCTGCTGGCCGAACCACAGTCACGCCGCACGCCACAGTGCCAGGTACCTGGCACCGACCTGGGTCACCTGCTGCGTGCCCGTAAGGGCAAAGCGGAGCAGGGCTTCATCGACTTGGAGATGCTTCCACCCGAGCTGGGCATCACCATCCTGTCCTACCTGAACGCCACCGACCTGTGTCTGGCCTCCTGCGTGTGGCAAGACCTGGGCAACGATGAATGTCTATGGCAGGG GCTGTGCAAGTCCACTTGGGGTCACTGTTCCATATACAACAGAAGGCTTCACCCTGGCTTCTCCTACAGAAGGCTCTACATGCAACTAGATGAAGGAAGTTTGACATTCAACGCTAACCCTCAGGAG GGAATCACTTACCTCATATCCAAAGGCATTCTTCTGGACCACCCGAAGGAACTTGCCAAGTTCATATTTTATACCAGAACACTGAATTGGAAAATGCTACGGATTTACCTTGATGAACG GCGTGATGTACTGGATGAGCTAGTCACACTACACAACTTCAGTAACCAGTTCCTGCCCAATGCACTAAGGGATTTCTTCAGACACATCCACGCCCCTGAGGAACGGGGCGAGTACCTGGAGACGCTCATCACCAAGTTCTCCCACCGCTTCTGTGCCTGTAACCCTACGCTGGTCCGGGAGGTGGGCCTGACTCCCG acgCAGTGTATGTTCTGTGCTACTCTCTCATCCTGCTGTCCATTGACCTCAGCAGTCCGCACGTGAAGAACAAGATGTCCAAGAGGGAGTTTATCCGGAACACCCGCCGAGCTGCCCAGAACATCAGCGAGGACTTTGTGGGTCACCTCTATGACAACATCTATCTGATCGGCCACGTAGCTGCCTAG
- the cep44 gene encoding centrosomal protein of 44 kDa isoform X3 — MPRTWSSNGAHSFPQNPDGKAPKGRLKEKIGVEMATGDLKGCLRKLQASLRSLKYPTDVDYQGWQKGDPFCCLPIVSYAFTSFSPALAELLVESGIELTGKNDLSFTESVYKVLRDLFSYKPLLSKQQFLQFGFAERKISLLCDIIGLVVTKHNQLTRGAKPVRHPKKRLQSRSDSKILESPTSPDTHGVPAQRLQSRSVSLTSESPTTPDTHRIPAQRLQSRSVSITSESPTTPNTHRIPAQRLQSRSVSIISESPTSPDTHRIPVLLSRPLVERHLGNNSSARACFSSDTSPQEKRDEAEEEGGGPSAGDGPRPAAHTGFVSECMLKAVEAGLRECVSRMAQLDARLQAVEQSAAGKLVIERSQWENLESRVLLLETSLALISVQGPVKAGGVASLSGFGEKSHLTEETVVLTSAEGPGNSAALGQSASEAGSATHPSTGLPSASPEETIKERLERIANMMKDTSSLLKTTF, encoded by the exons ATGCCGCGGACGTGGTCGTCCAACGGGGCGCATTCATTTCCACAGAATCCCGACGGCAAAGCTCCAAAAGGGCGACTCAAAGAAAAGATC GGTGTAGAGATGGCAACAGGTGATCTGAAAGGCTGTCTCAGGAAGCTGCAAGCATCACTTCGATCTTTAAAGTATCCAACAGACGTTGACTACCA AGGCTGGCAAAAAGGGGACCCATTTTGCTGCCTTCCCATCGTGAGCTACGCCTTCACATCCTTCTCCCCAGCTCTGGCCGAGCTCCTGGTGGAGTCCGGCATTGAGCTCACAGGGAAGAACGACCTGAGCTTCACAGAGTCTGTTTATAAG GTCCTGCGCGATCTCTTCAGCTACAAGCCTCTCCTCAGCAAGCAGCAGTTCTTGCAGTTCGGCTTTGCCGAGAGAAAGATCAGCCTCCTGTGTGACATCATCGGCCTTGTAGTGACCAAACACAACCAGCTCACCAGAGGTGCCAAG CCTGTTAGGCACCCCAAAAAAAGGCTGCAGTCCCGCAGTGACTCAAAAATATTAGAAAGCCCAACTTCACCAGACACACATGGGGTTCCTGCACAGAGGCTACAGTCTCGAAGTGTCTCTCTAACCTCAGAAAGCCCAACTACACCGGACACACACAGGATTCCTGCTCAGAGGCTACAGTCCCGAAGTGTCTCTATAACCTCAGAAAGCCCAACTACGCCGAACACACACAGGATTCCTGCACAGAGGCTACAATCCCGAAGTGTCTCTATAATCTCAGAAAGCCCAActtcaccagacacacacaggattcCT GTTCTTCTGAGCAGACCTCTGGTGGAGAGGCACCTGGGCAACAACTCATCAGCGAGGGCCTGCTTCTCTTCAGACACCTCGCCCCAGGAGAAACGGGACGAGGCCGAGGAGGAGGGCGGAGGTCCTTCAGCGGGGGATGGCCCTCGTCCTGCTGCTCACACT GGGTTTGTGTCGGAGTGCATGCTGAAGGCAGTAGAGGCAGGCCTGCGCGAGTGCGTGTCCAGGATGGCCCAGCTGGATGCAAGACTGCAGGCAGTGGAGCAGAGCGCGGCCGGGAAGTTGGTCATCGAGCGCAGTCAGTGGGAGAACCTGGAGAGCCGTGTGTTGCTCCTGGAGACCAGCCTGGCACTGATCTCAGTACAG GGTCCCGTAAAAGCTGGTGGGGTTGCAAGTCTGTCAGGCTTTGGAGAGAAGAGCCACCTCACAGAGGAAACAG TAGTTCTGACATCAGCAGAAGGGCCTGGAAACAGTGCTGCGCTGGGACAGTCAGCATCAGAGGCCGGCAGTgccacacacccctcaacagGTCTTCCCTCAGCATCCCCAGAG GAGACTATTAAAGAGAGACTGGAACGAATAGCTAATAT GATGAAGGACACATCTAGCCTTTTGAAGACTACCTTTTGA
- the cep44 gene encoding centrosomal protein of 44 kDa isoform X1: MAKSWQKGDPFCCLPIVSYAFTSFSPALAELLVESGIELTGKNDLSFTESVYKVLRDLFSYKPLLSKQQFLQFGFAERKISLLCDIIGLVVTKHNQLTRGAKPVRHPKKRLQSRSDSKILESPTSPDTHGVPAQRLQSRSVSLTSESPTTPDTHRIPAQRLQSRSVSITSESPTTPNTHRIPAQRLQSRSVSIISESPTSPDTHRIPVLLSRPLVERHLGNNSSARACFSSDTSPQEKRDEAEEEGGGPSAGDGPRPAAHTGFVSECMLKAVEAGLRECVSRMAQLDARLQAVEQSAAGKLVIERSQWENLESRVLLLETSLALISVQGPVKAGGVASLSGFGEKSHLTEETVVLTSAEGPGNSAALGQSASEAGSATHPSTGLPSASPEETIKERLERIANMMKDTSSLLKTTF, encoded by the exons ATGGCGAAGA GCTGGCAAAAAGGGGACCCATTTTGCTGCCTTCCCATCGTGAGCTACGCCTTCACATCCTTCTCCCCAGCTCTGGCCGAGCTCCTGGTGGAGTCCGGCATTGAGCTCACAGGGAAGAACGACCTGAGCTTCACAGAGTCTGTTTATAAG GTCCTGCGCGATCTCTTCAGCTACAAGCCTCTCCTCAGCAAGCAGCAGTTCTTGCAGTTCGGCTTTGCCGAGAGAAAGATCAGCCTCCTGTGTGACATCATCGGCCTTGTAGTGACCAAACACAACCAGCTCACCAGAGGTGCCAAG CCTGTTAGGCACCCCAAAAAAAGGCTGCAGTCCCGCAGTGACTCAAAAATATTAGAAAGCCCAACTTCACCAGACACACATGGGGTTCCTGCACAGAGGCTACAGTCTCGAAGTGTCTCTCTAACCTCAGAAAGCCCAACTACACCGGACACACACAGGATTCCTGCTCAGAGGCTACAGTCCCGAAGTGTCTCTATAACCTCAGAAAGCCCAACTACGCCGAACACACACAGGATTCCTGCACAGAGGCTACAATCCCGAAGTGTCTCTATAATCTCAGAAAGCCCAActtcaccagacacacacaggattcCT GTTCTTCTGAGCAGACCTCTGGTGGAGAGGCACCTGGGCAACAACTCATCAGCGAGGGCCTGCTTCTCTTCAGACACCTCGCCCCAGGAGAAACGGGACGAGGCCGAGGAGGAGGGCGGAGGTCCTTCAGCGGGGGATGGCCCTCGTCCTGCTGCTCACACT GGGTTTGTGTCGGAGTGCATGCTGAAGGCAGTAGAGGCAGGCCTGCGCGAGTGCGTGTCCAGGATGGCCCAGCTGGATGCAAGACTGCAGGCAGTGGAGCAGAGCGCGGCCGGGAAGTTGGTCATCGAGCGCAGTCAGTGGGAGAACCTGGAGAGCCGTGTGTTGCTCCTGGAGACCAGCCTGGCACTGATCTCAGTACAG GGTCCCGTAAAAGCTGGTGGGGTTGCAAGTCTGTCAGGCTTTGGAGAGAAGAGCCACCTCACAGAGGAAACAG TAGTTCTGACATCAGCAGAAGGGCCTGGAAACAGTGCTGCGCTGGGACAGTCAGCATCAGAGGCCGGCAGTgccacacacccctcaacagGTCTTCCCTCAGCATCCCCAGAG GAGACTATTAAAGAGAGACTGGAACGAATAGCTAATAT GATGAAGGACACATCTAGCCTTTTGAAGACTACCTTTTGA